ACACCTCAAAATCGATTGCTTGGGCAAGCCGCTATTGTTCATACCAAGCTGAAATCATTATTAGCCAATAGAAATGCACTTAACTCTGACTTTCAAATGTTAACCAGTCAGGTAACTGTCAAACTGGAAAGCCCCTCATCCTGCTGAAACTATAATAAATAGACAAGGCTTTACTGATTCAGGGCCTTCCATACCCATCCATTGCACTGGAGAGGTTGGAGAGGTCCTAGCTCAAGCTTGAACAAAGACTCTTTGGTTTTGTATACAAGTTGAACTCCTGGTGGTCTCTGGTGATTTGTGGGGCCTGGGCATAACAGTTGGAAGAGTATgcataaacattttgaaaatatatcaACGTGCTAAATGAAGTCTCATTGACTGTATCTTTATCACTTCTGTATTCCTAGCATTGAGCCTACTCCTCCCACAGTTAGCCTCTCACTATGAATGAGTGGACACCTGTTTCTGGGTGTTCTTGATGACTCAGTGCCTGTGCCTCCTGGTGCCACCACAACACCAATAGTCTTGAGCTTCCTGTTTTCAGCAGTGGGTTTCATCCAATGGTTACATTGTAGCATGTTGGTGCTCATTCATATTAACAAGCCCTTAAGGCACAAGGTGAATTCATTCTGatgaattacatttaaaatattggtGTCAGAATTACCAGATACTGGGGTATCTGGTAACCATAGGTTATCTGTAGTAACCATTCAGGGGTTGGGGTAGCATCCAAAAATAAACTGATGAAGGGTTTCAGGTACACAAAAAGGCGCCTAGGTGCAGCCAGCAGGATGAAATGGAAGGCAGACCCAAGGTGAGATCTAGGAGTGCGTCACGAGACACAAATCCACATCAAAATCATTTTGAGTTTAGAGTAATTTAATTAAACTACTATTCATTCCTGGTATTTTATGAGTGCAGATTCCATGATAGGGAAGTAGAACAGGGTCACTTGGGCAGGTGACACAACAAGAACTCAGGGTTCTGGTAGACATGTGAGCTGAAAAGAGGAAGCACACAGGCCAGCTAGACGAAACTGTCACCAGTTGTGAGGACAGGAATCAAGATTCAAGTACACTTAGACTAGAAGGAGCAACAAGGGTAAGTATTGGTGAGAAACAGCACTAGTGGTAGCCAGACCTAGGACCCCTATAGGGCCTGAGGTACAGAGACATGatgtcatgtagctcaggctggcttcaaactctctcTTTAACTAAGCATCTGCCTCTAGCTCCCTGTTACAGGATATATGACTACActatgaaccctgagattgtgttgtttactggagAAACCTGTTTCTAGATgtagtgtggctcagcccttcaCACCCTTAGTACAAACCTTTAGCTCCAATGAAGGTAAAGCTAGTTTGTAGAAGCAAGCACCtaagtttgaaagtgatgtctaatcaAGTGGCAAAGTGACaactcagagaaagatttgacaggataGGATAagcccaactctcatgaggagagagagaaaaaggaacctACCTAAGAGAGAGAGCAGTCCagtaagagaggaggaggaagaggaggaggaggaagaggaagaggaggaagaggaagaggaagaggagaaagaggagggggaggaggaagaggaagaagaagaggagaaagaggagggggaggaggaagaggaagaagaagaggagaaagaggagggggaggaggaagaggaagaagaagaggagaaagaggagggggaggaagaggaggaggaggaggaggaggaggaggaggaggaggaggaggaggaggaggaggaggctgtttTACCGGGAGAGTTtcacagagacaggttgcagagagagaacaagctagacacaggtgaagacagaacaagccagaaaatgagaaggaatcagaaaattagaacatattgccaaagtttgTAGGaagcaagcagagcaattcagaagcctagagaagccagactgattcagtcagcttggagaggagtttgagctggaacagctgagttgatcagccagccagagttcagaaagaaaaggTAAAGCTAGTTTGTAGAAGCAAGCACCtaagtttgaaagtgatgtctaatcgAGTGGCAAAGTGACActtagaaagggtgagcttattcagcagcaactCCCAATAAAACTAGAAACAGGCTTGTCATTGACCAAAATTCACACTGTTCGAcagaaatataatacaaaatagaTACGTTATTAAAGTTTTTCTAGTAACTGTATTAGTTAAGTGAAAGACGTTAattttgataatatattttatttatccaatATATCCAGAATATTATCTTTTCAATATGTGACTCCAAGCAATTTCATCACATAACCAGAGgtcaaagccaggtgtggcaagCAACTACAATAATGGACACAGATTCTGGGATTTGTGAAGATCAAGGAAGGACTTTGCTACTCCAACAGATCAGGttcttattttaaagaacaaTGATTTCATCCAGGTTTGACTTTGGCCTATACTCACTCATTACTGTGTTGAACAAGTTATTGAATCTCCAAGTCTAGGTTTTCTCATCtgtcaaatagaaaaagaaacgtGCTGGTGGCCCCTCACAGTACTGTTTGTACTGCTTTCTCCTAAGGAAGTTTTGTTATCTGACACTTAAGACACCTGAGGAAAACCACGTGTGGCTTCTTTTGCCTCTGACTTTTGCTGGGCACAGTGTTCAGTAGGTCTGCTTCGGCCTTATCAGTATGTCTTTTTTCTATTCCTTGTTGGTTATGAACATAAATAATAGTCATCAACAAATAGCCTGGATCCCGAGCACGACATGAAGATACATGACCCTAAAGTGTTGCTCCTGTCCCTTGTGAAGTCATCTTGCAACCTTACAGCCCACAGCAGCTTCCAGACTACCTTTTTCCAGGTCCAGATTCTATAGTTCTTAGACCTAAAGAAGGAGGTCTGTGAGCAGACTGAAATGTGGCATATGTACTGTGGAGGGCAGTACAATTGTATTCTTAAATAGCCCGAATCTTTCTCCTTCAAGTTGCCGACACACCTATTATCTCCCTTTAACAGTTCAGGAAGTAAGCAGCAGGTGGATGGCATTTCTAATTCGGGGGAAACTCCCAGGGCCCCTGGATTTACTCCTGTATATTCTCTAGGGCTATACATCCAGTAGAGTTCCTGTCATAACTCTGATTACACATGGTAGAGTTTCTGGCTCGTAGAAACCAGTTTCTGCAGAAATAAAGGAACTCATATGCATGGATGAGAAGTGCCTGGATTGTCAGCAAAATGCATCCGATTACTTTCTTATGGGCTACCATTATCAGGCCATCCTAGGAGGCAGCTACGTGGCTTATTTCCAGTCTGTAGGGGCACTTTTGTTCAACACCAGTTAGCCAGCACAAGGACCATTCTATTATCACACACAGCATTCAAAGCCCAATTCTGTTTCCATAGACTATTTTCCCAGGGTTACACGACCAACTCAATGTCATACTGTTGAACCATAGGCAGTACAGATGGTGGAACTGCCTCCTGGCCCGGTGCCCTTCCAAAATACTCCCACACCCACAGCTCATAGCAAGGAGTCAGATCTCATTTGAGGAAtgttgaagaaaaaacaaaaacaccaaggtCCCAAGTGGTGATTGTAGCTGGAGGTTGCGGGAAAGGGTGTGGGTGTAATGGTAGCTAGATGAGCAACAACCTTGTCTTCCTCAAAACCCACTGCATCCCAGGTGTATCCCAGGTCAAGGAATTTCCAGCCAGGTCGGGCTCCACCAGGGGATTAAAAAAGTCCTACGTTTCCCTGCACAAACATCTTATACTTACTATGATCACCGCTTTGGGAGTAGGGCCCTTAAATTCCCTTGGAACAGTGCCAAATCGCTGGCTGTACATTTTCAAGTCTCTTTGGGATGGTGGCGACAGGAAACTAAGAAAGCCGGGTCGAGTCTACTTCCCAGACGCAGAGGCCGGTTGCCATGGTGCGCCACCCCGCCCCCGCGTGCTGCTAGAGTGAAGGTGGGCGGGCCAAGTGGAAGTAGTCCCTAGTCACTGGCCCATAAGATCAATCTATCATCAGCCCGCCCAtccactgcccagcacaggagccctccttccctttcctcttcttcccaggcTCTTGCAGGAAGACAGATGGGGACTGGACCTAAAAACTTTTAACTGAAAGGGTCAAAACACAACTCAGTGTATTTTGCTAGTATAGCATGTATCAGACCTAAAAGTATGAGAAAGGTTATTGGACCTTTGAGGTTAAATTTTGTACTACCTCGAAATTAATCTTGATGGCGATAATAATCACATGGCAACCttatacttgtttttcttttcttctttttttttttacaatttgcAAATTATTTCCAGAAACAACCTTTGAGGTTGACAAAATTCTTACAGGGTTGAAGGAATTGAATTGAAGGTATTAGCTTTAGTTTGCAGTGAAGTTGATTAAAGCTCAAGAAGCCGAAGTGCTTTGTCGAGCCACGCAACCAGTAATATCTGTGAGCAAAATCTTCCTACTGCACTGAACAGAAAATGGGGCTCACACTTTGGactaatccagaaagagggcagaTCAGATATACCGGCATGGCAGTTGTCTGACTGGGCTGGACACAGTCTGAATGGAGGAATCCGCTTCGGATCCGAAGTCCAGATACTCAATTCTTGAGAATCAGGAGCCCAGGTAAAACTAGTAATACAGTCCAGGAAACTAGACGGTCTTCGGCATACACAGCATGAGAGTTGTAGTTCCCAGTAACAGTAAAATGGAGTTATACTGCTTGAGAGCCCATTGATTGCTACTGTGGTGCCCCTGTTAAatgggctggggttgggggagcaAGAACAGGAGGGGGGAAGGGCAGTAATAAGGCCAGTCACTGACAGATACTAAGTGCAATTCACATATGTTCACGTTTAAGGTTGGTTTTCTTCAAATTAATGTGCTTAATGATTTGCACCCCACCCACTTCAGATTTTCTATACGGTACAGCTCTAGATTGGGATTCCATTTCCTGAATTCCAGGTTCAGCTTTTCAGCCACAAAAGAAAGTCTTTCTTCTCTTAATAATAATTGCTTTTCTCTCCTataatatttcttctttcaaCTGCAGCTCAGTAAAATACTCAGTTTCATTTACTGCTAACAGTTTATGTAGcctgaaacaaaaaagaaaaaaaattaagaggctGTCTGGATTCCCAGACCATGTCCAGAGAGGCAGCTCCTTCATCCGAGTGCTCTCAGTGGTGGCCTTTGGGTGGGTGTTCCCTCACCCCCAGCACACCCTCTACAGAGGGCAAGAAATCCCTCCAGCAGGATATGTGAAAGACTCCAGAGACTAGGGTTGCATGTCCCACACCCTTCACCCTTGAGACTTGGGTCGCCACAGAGGTCTTGTTGCTGAGTCTGGGAAGGCCTAGGGAAGCTGACCCTTAGAGGCAGCCAGCTGCTTGCAGACAACATAGGCCCATCTTGAGCTCACACTGAAGAGCCATCAGCTGATGAGTCTGGTAGCACTAACTCTCCGTTTAGATGGCTTCGACACTCTCTGAAGAGTGGAACCAGATTTTCCATATCCTAGGAGTCTTTGCAGGCAGAGGCTCTGCCCCAGGGCAGCTGGCACCAGCTTTAAAATCTATCTAATGGTCTTCTCAGCCAGCCTAGGCCTGGAGGAGCCTTACAGACTGCATGGGGGCATGAGCAAGTATGGTGCCTCAGCCTGCAGTCACCCAAGGAAGCTGAGGGAAATAACACAACTGCCCACAATCTTGCCACCCACTATCCCACTTTCTCACAGTAGTCAACACTGTTGCCACCACCAAATATCCCCAAAGAAACACTAACATAAAAAACAAGAAGTAGAACgagaaaatttgttttaaaataattttacaatagAACACATTAGAAATAGAAATGATTAAGTTGTTTCCAACTTCTatactatttcaaaaaaaattcaaaaaaggaCTGGCTTCTCCACAGTATACTCAATTCTATATTTTAGCAACAAAGTCCATAATAAACTGGAGATCTTTTTATCacttataatatatattgatGTACTTTATAAAATTGTAATTCTGAAtcttagtattatatatatatatatatatacagtgagAACTATGGGCCAAGCTTTCAAAACTTGGATGAATGACACAAATACATCTGGGACCAGCAAGACTGTTATGGATGAGCTTGACATGATTTTTTTACTTGCTGGGACCATCATGAAATCCATGGTCTTCAGCTTTACATTTTCAGCAATGTAGTTTTGTTGTTATCCTCAGGTGAGAGTGGTGAGCCCTTGGGAGCTGAATCATGGCAGGGTGGCTTCCCACCATGTCACTTGACTAGACTATGCTCCCTGGGCTCCTTCCCCATGTAATTCCAATTAAGAACACCACAGAAACCCTGTGCTAGCAGAGGTGAAGCAGAGCAGGCTGGTCTTAACACTTGGAGGCTGATGCAGGGACGCCAGGCATGCTGTAGTTCATACAAGCTGTCATTAGTCTGCTGTCTCACCTTGCTATGGGGAAACAGCAAGTCCCACAGCCAGGCCTTCAGCTACTACAATTTCCCTGGGATCTTCCTTTAGCTTCTCTAGTCCTAGGCCAGATGCTCCTAAGGACACTAGCTTCTTCTGCAGGATACAAACATCATTGAAGCTGGAGGCAGTGAAACATTGCATGGGTTGCAGGCCATCTTCTTGAATTCCAACTCTCGTTCATGGGCTCCCATAGGTCCATCCACCTACCCTTCCTGACTCCTCCGTCCTGAATACTTTAGGTCCCAGCATCATATATAAACGACAGTCCTAGAGGCTGCTAAACCATCTCTGCAATTTACATAATGTAACACGTCTCTCCCAAAATGTCCTTAACACGAAAACACCAGCCTCTGTTGCAGTGGTTCTGATCTTGTGATTGTCCCCTAGTCAAACACACACAGTAGTCAGAATCTTCATTCACAAGTCAAATGCCAACCAAGCACATGTCCCTTAATACACCACTGTCAGAACTACAGGGACAAGTGGTGCGCTCTAGGGGTAAAGAGCAGTATGATTCCCTGACACAACTAGGCAAAGCAGGGCAAAGGCAGAGAACAAGGTGGCAGAGCTCTGTCTTCTGATTGGAAATAATGAGAGATCCATAACTGCATTCCCTAAGGTAGCAGAGCTGGGATGAAGCTAACACATGGGGCACACAGGACAAACATATGGCGAGGTACTCAGTCCTGGCCTGGAAAGCTGGCTAAGTAACAAACTGTACACTGTTTGGCATTTTAAGGATGGAAAATGAGGTAAGGCTGAGCCAAGACTGGTCCTTAAGCAGGACTCAGTGCATAAATTGACTCAGCCTCCTAACAAACCTTTGGGCTGAGGGCAGGAAACAAGCACAAAGGTCATGAGAAAGAAGAAGCTGCCAGCAAAAGAGGGGCCAGACTGACAGTTTAGTTCCAAGCACTGCTCGGCCTGAAGTGAGAGTGTCTGGGCCCAGCAAACTGTCGACCAGCATTAAGAAGAACACATTTAGGAACAGAGGGAGCCTATGCAGCATCCAGGGCCTAACAAGAAGGTGACCTGTCCACCCACAGCCTGGGCACTCCCTAATCCACAACAGAGGCAAGGTGTAACAGATACCTCTCTTACAGTGTTCACAGTGACCCAATGCTACTTTCAAAGTCACTAAAACTGttattataatatacattattGCACAGAAGATTGCAGTTAACAGTCTAGTGGCTTAAAGTACAAAGCTTTTATAGCCTAGGTGTGTTTCTAGACTCTACCAACACTAGCTGTTTGATACTGGGAGAGTTCTCGCTGAATCTATTACCCACCTGCAAAAGTGCATGATATCAGTGTGCTCATAAGGACTACTGTGAGGGCTAAGTGTCTCTTGGCTCCACAGGGGAGCTGAGCAAACAGctgttcctttccctcctttATTCACACAGCATTGTAACTGCTATTTCCCTGAGACAATGTTCAGACACACTACCAGGTCACCCAGAAGCCACCGACAGGTGCTGCAGATGGCTTGTGTGAGCTGCTGTTTGTAGAGGCCTCAGCTTCAGCTACCCTTCCCTACCCTACCATCCAGCTTCTCAGCACTGAGGTCCTGGAGGAGCACGTTCTACCAGCCTtctatctttctcttcctctcttcctctcttcctctccggcttgcttcctctgaggtccaaggcctgagcaggcctgctcCTTGTTGTGCTTGTAGGCTTTTCTCCTAGGGTGGATTCACACTCAAGCTCCGCAACCAGGCCAGGGCCCAGCCCCTGGAGAATCAGGGCCGTTTTTCATAAAGCCGGTCTGCAATATCACCTTCAGTCCTACAGTCAGCAGAAGCCTCCAGTCTACTGCATTTTAGCTTCAGGTTTTTTAAGGTCCTTGGACCTAGAGAAGAGGGAGCAGGTCTGTCTGTTCAATGAGGTTTGCTATGCACAAAACACAGCATCACAAAACCATTTTCTCCTATTCTATACGTCCATCCATTTCTCCTAATTTATCCTACagtcacttttctttcttcaatagACTAGCAATGTAAACAGTATAGCACTTGTCTGTTAAGAGGTACTAATCTCATCTTCCAGAAAATCCTAAGCTTCCTGAGGGCAGGGGTCCTGTATCCCCCTCAGGGGTAAGGAGTCTCCAACTGTTCTCCATGAGGCAGGATCTCAGCCATCTCCACCTGCTATCTACAAGGCACACTACCAAGGTTTCTAGCTATAAACTATGTGTGGGAGCAAAGGGGTCCAGGTGCTAGGTCCAATCCTTGTTCTAACCTTGGGGTAATGTGGGGTGTCCTCCTCCCACCAGCACAATGGCAACTCTCCTCACTTCTGTTACTAGACTCACTAGGACAGGTCTACACAGTATCTGAAACCCAGCAGCAGAGGTTGCAGAGGCACAGCCCCCTCGACCCACAAAGGCTGCTCGGAGAAGTGGGGGAGACACTTGAGATCACAGAGCTAACTACAGACTTAGCTCGCACAGCCACGTCAAACACAGTCCCCTAACCAACTCCACTGCTTGGGCAAGTCAGTGTCATCTGTGTGATATAGACTCTTCCCATCATCAGGCACAGGGCATCTAGTAATGGGCTCTTAGGGTCTCCAAAGGCCTTCCAACCACAGTGATCTGAGTAAGAATGTAGGACAAGTCCAACCCTTCAAGGATTTTCTTAGAGAGGTTGGAACCAGCCTCACTTTAtctgttttctttcaaatctCATCCTGGAGCATCAGTCTTGTACCTTCCCCAAGGAGAGCGCTTgcacgtgtacacatacacacacacatacacacacacacacacacacacacacacacacacacacacacacacacacaaacactccctccctccctccctccttccctgcctgcctgcctgcctgtcttacTGGTTGTACAGTGTAATGATTGCACATCTTCTGTCCCTCTGCACGAAATCAAATTGTTAATGCTAGATTCAAAACTCAGGGCATATCTGGCCAGCACCCAACCATAACCAACACCTAACTGTATGGGGCACACCTTGGCAACCAGGCTTCTGCATCCCGAAGGCGGGTTCCACCCAGGCTGAAAATCTCCGTGATCTGAGGAAGAATTAACATCATGGGTCAGTATAGTGGGAGGAAATAAGGCAAGGTCAGGATAGGGTTGGCGCATCCCCGGCACTGACCACTGGCGTGCCAACCCCTCCTATCTCCTCTGCTGGGGTTGATTCAGAAACataatctttgttctcttctccgAGCTCCTCAGGGCCGGGAGGCTCTTGTTTCACAAGTGGAAGGTCTGGGTCTACCACCTGGAATGAGAAAGGGCAGCAATTAGGACATGGCTGGCCTGAGGCAAGTTTTTTCTATCAGCTTTATGCAGACAGACCTTGCTTTTATCAATAAGAAATGCCACTTCCCTGCCTTTGAACCTTTCCCATTCCTCAACCATCTCCAGTCACCTGTGAGCTGGGTAAAATTAGTTTAGCTTCTGGAGAATAAGGCATCTGCTGGATGTGCTGGCTAATTCAACAGAATGGCTACCAACAGCACACCTATCACTCGCTTACTAGCCTCTTGTTAACACACCTCCTGTGTGGCACCAACAGGACACCATTATTGCCCTAACCTTGCTAGGGAAGCCAGACTGCAACGTGGAAGAAGTCAGGACGGTGGCTGCTGTCCACTCCTGTGGGGCATCCGCCTTCTCTTGCTTCACCTGGGGTAAGGCCACAGCCCAACTCAGGGCAGAGCACTGGGCCTCCTGCATAAGGGAGGATGGCAGCAGAATTGGTCTCAGCTCCATGGCCCAGGGCTAGGTGGAGCTGGGAAAGAGTGGGATGAGAGCCTTACCTGTACTGGGGCTTCTGTAGGTGGTGCAGCAGTGCCAGGCACCTGTATTGGGGCTTCTGTAGGTGGTGCAGCAGTGCCAGGCACCTGCACGAGACTACTGGTACCCTCTTGTAAAACTACAAGGTCTGTGTTAGGCTGGGGCAGTACAGAGCCTCTACCTGCTTGCCACTTTCTTGAATCTTGGACAGGGCCTGGTGGGGTTGTGAGCACAGCCAAAGGGGCCTTTAAGGGAGTACTCAGTTGGAGCTGTCGAGCAGACGCGGGCCTCTTTCGATGAGGAGGCTGTGGAGGCAATCCTGCTCCCGCCTCAGACCCTGACCCAGGACTGGGCAGCAGCCGCTTCTGTGAGAAAAAGATTGGGTGTTGTGGTCAGCTGGTGCCGTCTGAGCATCCATGCCCACCTTGCCCTATAGTGAGCCTGCTAACTTCCCATCAGGCCCAGCAGAGTCTGCTACTTTCCTGAGCTCTCACCACGGAACCTGCTACTCACTCTCCTGTAAGCAATGGCACTGCCAGCTGCACTTATTTACCCAAACACTGTGTCTGCTGATCCTCAACTTGAGTTACTAGAACACCCACCCATCTACCAGGCCTGCCCACCACTCTCAAGGACTGGGGGGGTGGGTCAGGTCCTGCCTAGCCCATGCACCTAACCCCTCCTGCCCCACCCACCATAGCAAACTGCAGGCACTGGCGCCAACGACACTTCTGGCGCTTCTGGTTGCTGCCCCCGAATTTGGGCTTGTCGCAGCAGAAGTCGCAGTGGCCACAGTCCATCCGCCGTAGGCAGGCTGTACAGGCCCCACACTTGCGGTTCTGCCGCTGGTTCGTGTAGGGCTGCTGGGGTGGAGGGAACGGTGGTACCGTCACTAAGGGCCATCCTCAACACCCTCATGGAGGAGCTAGCTACACACCAGGCTCAGCCTAGCTCTCCTCAGCATCTACAACTTCAAAATGCTCCAATCACTGTGTCAGTTGGCCCCCAAGACCATCAGGACTGAGGCTACTCCATCACGTGCAATGCATTATAGCATCTGCTATCGAGACAATATCTCCAGACCTCACTTCCATCAGGACTCTTGCTGACTTTCCATGAGTTCTCATTCCTATGCCAGCTATGTTGACATACTCTATACAAGTGTTTCTCTACACCCTTGAGAGGGTCATCATTCAGCCCGCTTGTGCTGCACCAGCCATCGATGCTGGTTCGTCTGACAGGAAGCACTGTCACTGTGCTTCTAAGTCCTAATTCCTTCCCCGGTAAGTGCTGATCCCACCCTGGTCCTCACTATTACCCCCACTAGTTCCATTACAGCATCTGCTTCCTTGGGGTTAAAGAAGCAGCCGAAGAGTCTAGGCTTATCCAGGGAAGGTAGGGCCACTCACTAGCTCGTCCTCGTCTACACAGTAATAGATGAACTCAGCAGGTGATGTGGGTGCTACGTCGCTGATGTGCTGCAGAGGCAAATATGCTGGGGTCAGGGCAGGTTCTGAGTAAGTTTAGGGTTGTGCCTTCCCCCTGCCCACCAGGGCATTACCAGCTCTGTGGGCTCTGGGTGCTGTGATGCAGGATGTGGAGGAAGTGGCGGGGCTTGGGAGTGATGCTGAGAAGCTGCCTTCGAGCCTCTCTTACTATAGTCACGTTTACCCTAGAAGCCAAAATAACAGTTAAGGCTTGGTGGCACCAGGTAGACACTGGACCCAGGGAGCGCAGAAAGCATGCACTGAGTGGTCAGGCAGAGTGTGCAAGTCAGGCACTCACAGTGGGGGAAACCACAACGTGGGGAGGGCACTGCTGACATCCTTGAGGGTGGCCTCGGAAGCGGTGAGCAATGTGCTAGCAGAGAAAAGCAGGTAGGCAGAACCAAAGAGGTGAGCACgggatagaaaagaaaataagacatgaGGCAGGAAAAGCTTGTCTGGGAAGAAGCAacagcagtggtggtggtgaattTAATAGCAGAATGAGCTCTGGTCCAGCCTTGGCTCTACCATCACCAGTCCCTTCCAGCCTGACTCACCCAAAAACAGCGCCGTTGCAAACACCTCCACTGGCGCTTGAGACCAGGGCGGGGAGAGCGAAGGCAGATGCGGCAATGGCCACAGTCCTCTTGGGTCTGACAACCCCGACACACACCACACCCTTGGCTCTGTGGGGAGGCCGGAGGTGTGACGTCTGGAGTCGGGGCTAAGAAGGCCAGGAACTAAGGTGAGCCTGGGCCCACCCCTTGTGATTGGACTCACCTTCTCCACAATCCGTAGGCAGCGTCTCTGCTCACACTTGCAGAAAAGCCCTGAGGCCACATCGTGGGGCAGCTGCAGGCAACAGGTGGAGCATGCCCCGCAGTCCTCTTTCACCAGGCAAGCTGTGCACTCCCCACAGCCAACTCGCTGTCAGAAACAGATGGGGAAGGTTAAAAGCCTTGCTCCAGGACCCCTGCTTGCACACCTACTATGCAAGTCTCTCATAAGCCTCCTTGCCATAGCTGATAAACTACTGACTAGCTTGCCAATACCAAGGCCACTCCAATGTCTCCTACAAGTGCTGTTAAATGCACCCTTGTGTCTACTGACAACACATTAATTCCCATTACTGGATCTACAAACAAACCAACAGCCAGGTCCCTggatgtaaaaaaaaacaaaaaccgagCGCATCAGTCCTAAACCCTCTGTCAGCCCTACCACCCCTGCTGCCCTGTGGACTCACAATAGTGTTCTTACCTTAAACAGTCTCTGCTCTCGGTTGAAGGCAACTCTCTGTGCTggtggaagaagggagaaaaatggaAACCAGGAGTCAGACAAGTGGCTTTAGCTACTACATTAACCCTGACTTCTACTGTTTTACCTACGGCAACAGAGTGGGGCTCACAGGCTGATTCCAGATGTGCCAAACATCTCTAAAGTATAACTCCAGCTTAGCCCAGCACTGGTCTACAGGATGGCCTGTCTATTCCCTTTACCTCTGCAGTCTTTGCACAATGTCCTGAGTCTCTG
This DNA window, taken from Arvicanthis niloticus isolate mArvNil1 chromosome 14, mArvNil1.pat.X, whole genome shotgun sequence, encodes the following:
- the Mbd1 gene encoding methyl-CpG-binding domain protein 1 isoform X6, whose translation is MAEAWQDCPALGPGWKRREAFRKSGASCGRSDIYYQSPTGEKIRSKVELTRYLGPACDLTLFDFRQGILCHPVPKTHPLAVPSKKKKKPSKPAKAKKHQVGLQRSEVRKETPRKENKAAIATAPASLLVSAPVSVPTFAPASVPASVPASALASAPAFCENCGIRLSYDGIKRQRLRTLCKDCRAQRVAFNREQRLFKRVGCGECTACLVKEDCGACSTCCLQLPHDVASGLFCKCEQRRCLRIVEKSQGCGVCRGCQTQEDCGHCRICLRSPRPGLKRQWRCLQRRCFWGKRDYSKRGSKAASQHHSQAPPLPPHPASQHPEPTELHISDVAPTSPAEFIYYCVDEDELPYTNQRQNRKCGACTACLRRMDCGHCDFCCDKPKFGGSNQKRQKCRWRQCLQFAMKRLLPSPGSGSEAGAGLPPQPPHRKRPASARQLQLSTPLKAPLAVLTTPPGPVQDSRKWQAGRGSVLPQPNTDLVVLQEGTSSLVQVPGTAAPPTEAPIQVPGTAAPPTEAPVQEAQCSALSWAVALPQVKQEKADAPQEWTAATVLTSSTLQSGFPSKVVDPDLPLVKQEPPGPEELGEENKDYVSESTPAEEIGGVGTPVITEIFSLGGTRLRDAEAWLPRLHKLLAVNETEYFTELQLKEEIL
- the Mbd1 gene encoding methyl-CpG-binding domain protein 1 isoform X5, with the translated sequence MAEAWQDCPALGPGWKRREAFRKSGASCGRSDIYYQSPTGEKIRSKVELTRYLGPACDLTLFDFRQGILCHPVPKTHPLAVPSKKKKKPSKPAKAKKHQVGLQRSEVRKETPRKENKAAIATAPASLLVSAPVSVPTFAPASVPASVPASALASAPAFCENCGIRLSYDGIKRQRLRTLCKDCRAQRVAFNREQRLFKRVGCGECTACLVKEDCGACSTCCLQLPHDVASGLFCKCEQRRCLRIVEKSQGCGVCRGCQTQEDCGHCRICLRSPRPGLKRQWRCLQRRCFWGKRDYSKRGSKAASQHHSQAPPLPPHPASQHPEPTELHISDVAPTSPAEFIYYCVDEDELQPYTNQRQNRKCGACTACLRRMDCGHCDFCCDKPKFGGSNQKRQKCRWRQCLQFAMKRLLPSPGSGSEAGAGLPPQPPHRKRPASARQLQLSTPLKAPLAVLTTPPGPVQDSRKWQAGRGSVLPQPNTDLVVLQEGTSSLVQVPGTAAPPTEAPIQVPGTAAPPTEAPVQEAQCSALSWAVALPQVKQEKADAPQEWTAATVLTSSTLQSGFPSKVVDPDLPLVKQEPPGPEELGEENKDYVSESTPAEEIGGVGTPVITEIFSLGGTRLRDAEAWLPRLHKLLAVNETEYFTELQLKEEIL
- the Mbd1 gene encoding methyl-CpG-binding domain protein 1 isoform X8, which produces MAEAWQDCPALGPGWKRREAFRKSGASCGRSDIYYQSPTGEKIRSKVELTRYLGPACDLTLFDFRQGILCHPVPKTHPLAVPSKKKKKPSKPAKAKKHQVGLQRSEVRKETPRKENKAAIATAPASLLVSAPVSVPTFAPASVPASVPASALASAPAFCENCGIRLSYDGIKRQRLRTLCKDCRAQRVAFNREQRLFKRVGCGECTACLVKEDCGACSTCCLQLPHDVASGLFCKCEQRRCLRIVEKSQGCGVCRGCQTQEDCGHCRICLRSPRPGLKRQWRCLQRRCFWGKRDYSKRGSKAASQHHSQAPPLPPHPASQHPEPTELHISDVAPTSPAEFIYYCVDEDELKRLLPSPGSGSEAGAGLPPQPPHRKRPASARQLQLSTPLKAPLAVLTTPPGPVQDSRKWQAGRGSVLPQPNTDLVVLQEGTSSLVQVPGTAAPPTEAPIQVPGTAAPPTEAPVQEAQCSALSWAVALPQVKQEKADAPQEWTAATVLTSSTLQSGFPSKVVDPDLPLVKQEPPGPEELGEENKDYVSESTPAEEIGGVGTPVITEIFSLGGTRLRDAEAWLPRLHKLLAVNETEYFTELQLKEEIL